A region from the Lycium barbarum isolate Lr01 chromosome 8, ASM1917538v2, whole genome shotgun sequence genome encodes:
- the LOC132605209 gene encoding uncharacterized protein LOC132605209: MAYRIFFLYSLLLILAVTQGIHAVDYIITNKAANRPGGARFDDEIGVPYSQQTLENATSFIWKIFQQDSPIQRKNVQNITMFIDDMEVGNDAINNQIHVTASYIEGYSGDIKREITGILYHEITHIWQWDGKGHAPRGLIEGIAEYVRLKAGLAPSRDWVTFRHGDRWDQGCDVMARFLNYCDSLKVGFVAQLNKKMRNGYSDQFFDELLGKTVDQLWRDYQAK; the protein is encoded by the coding sequence ATGGCTTACAGGATTTTCTTCCTCTATTCTCTGCTACTCATATTGGCTGTCACCCAAGGAATCCATGCAGTTGATTACATCATTACCAATAAGGCCGCTAACAGGCCCGGTGGTGCCCGATTCGATGATGAAATCGGCGTTCCATATAGCCAGCAAACACTAGAAAATGCCACGAGCTTTATATGGAAAATATTCCAACAAGACTCTCCCATACAACGTAAAAACGTTCAAAATATTACCATGTTCATCGATGACATGGAAGTAGGAAACGACGCTATTAACAATCAGATTCATGTTACTGCTAGTTATATCGAGGGTTACTCTGGAGACATCAAAAGAGAAATTACTGGTATTTTGTACCACGAAATCACCCATATATGGCAGTGGGACGGGAAAGGCCACGCTCCAAGGGGATTAATTGAAGGGATTGCTGAATATGTGAGGCTCAAAGCTGGACTTGCACCAAGTCGTGACTGGGTCACGTTTAGGCATGGCGATCGATGGGACCAAGGCTGTGATGTGATGGCTCGATTTCTTAATTATTGCGATAGCTTGAAAGTAGGGTTTGTGGCACAACTTAATAAGAAGATGAGAAATGGTTATAGTGACCAATTCTTTGATGAGCTGCTCGGAAAGACTGTTGATCAACTTTGGAGAGATTACCAAGCTAAGTGA